Below is a window of Gilliamella sp. ESL0405 DNA.
AGCGATACATCCAGATCAGGAAACTCTTGCGCAGCAAGTTCGGATGCAGAATAAACCGAAGCGCCAGCTTCACTGACTATGACTTTTTGCCCTTTGACTTCAGGGTATTTTTTTTGCACATCAAGATAAAAGCGTTCTGTTTCGCGCGATGCAGTACCATTACCTATTGCCACTAATTCAACTTGATATTTGATACAGAGCGCTGCAACAACCATTGCGGCTTTATCCGCTTGTCCGGTATGAGGATAGATAGTTTCAGTGGCAATCAATTTACCGGTTGCATCGACAACCGCAATTTTCACTCCGGTACGCAATCCCGGATCCATGCCCATGGTCACTTTCATACCCGCTGGTGCCGCCATTAACATATCATGTAAATTGGCAGCAAAGACATTGATAGCTTCTTCCTCAGCATTTTCACGTAAGGTAGTCATTAATTCAGTTTCCATGTGCATCAAAATTTTAATACGCCATGTCCAGTTTATGACAGCTTTACGCCATTTATCTGCTGGTTGATCATTGAAATGGATCCCTAAATGCTCAGTAATAATTTGTTCGCAGTAGCTCTCTTTTGGCGTTTCTTCAAATTGCGGATCGGCATTAAGTGAAAGTTGTAAAAAGCCTTCATTACGCCCTCTAAACATCGCTAAAGCACGATGAGAAGGCACTTTTGAAATCAATTCACTTTGGGCAAAATAGTCACGGAATTTTGCCCCTTCTTCTTCTTTACCAGCGACGACTTGTGAAACCAAATGTGCATTATTCCATAGATAATGCCGCACTTTAGCAAGCAGCGCTGCATCTTCGGCAAAGCGTTCCATAAGAATATAACGAGCACCGTCTAAGGCCGCTTTTGTGTCAGCGATTCCTTTATCCGCACTCAAAAAGTTTACCGCTTCACTATCAGGATCAAGTGATGGATTTTCCCATAAAGTATTTGCTAAAGGTTCAAGTCCCGCTTCAATTGCAATTTGCCCACGTGTTCGGCGTTTAGGCTTATAAGGTAAATAAAGATCTTCAAGTTCAGTTTTACTCAGTGTTTGGGTAATTTTTTGACTCAGTTCTGGGGTGAGTTTTCCTTGTTCCTCAATTGACTTTAATATTGTTTGTTTACGATCTTCAAGCTCTCGCAAATAACCTAACCGACTGTCTAAAGTACGTAATTGGGTATCATCTAACCCACCGGTTACTTCTTTACGATAACGTGCAATAAAAGGAACAGTGCTTCCCTCATCTAATAATTGAATGGCTGATAAAACTTGTTCTGGTTTTACAGTCAGTTCACCCGCTATAATATGACTTATTTGATTATTTATCATGGTATCTCTATTTATTTTGTCGATTAACGGAATGTAATCTTATTATGCAAAAAGCTAATTATATAACAAGAGAGGGCTACTTGGCACTCGATCGTGAATTGAAATATTTATGGAAAGAAGAAAGACCGCGTGTTACTCAAGCTGTTTCTGATGCGGCAGCACTAGGCGATCGTAGCGAAAATGCCGAATATATTTATGGAAAACGACGATTACGTGAAATTGACAGACGAGTAAGATTTTTAACTAAGCGTTTAGAGATATTGACTATTGTCGATCCGGATCCAAGACAAGAAGGCAAAGTCTTTTTTGGTGCATGGGTAAAGTTGGAAGATGAATCGGGTAACACGCAAATTTACCGTATTGTGGGAGCCGATGAATTTGATCCTAAAAAAAATTGGATTTCAATTAATAGTCCTGTTGCCAGAGCGTTAATTGGTCATAAAGTTGATGATGAAATATCAGTAATGACACCTAATGGTAAAGCTTATTTTTTTATTTTAGAAATTAGCTATACTCAAATAATTTAATATATTAACCATTTAATCGATGAAAATTAGGGATAAGTTTTAGACGATCTTGCTAGGTAGTTATTCAATTATTCATAGACGTATTATCTACTGCCTATAAATTAAAATGAATTCGGTTTACAATTAAGATCATCGTTACTCATCACTTTATTTATTATGAGCGCTGTCAGTCAACTATTTATCTATCCTATTAAATCGCTTGCAGGTATTCCCCTAAATAACTCGAATGTCGTTGAAGGGGGATTTAAATATGATCGTGTATTGATGATTAGTGAACCTGACGGAACATTTATTACTGCAAGACAATTTCCTGAGCTTTTAAAACTAAAAACAGCTATTGTTAATAACAATATCGTTGTTTCAACACCGTACGATGAATCAATCACGATTAATTTCGATGAATTTTCTAAAAGCAATGAACCAACAGAAGTTTGGGGTAACCATTTCACTTCACATATAGCACCAATTAGTGTAAATCAATTTTTTAGCCAATTGCTACACAAAGATGTACAACTTCGTTGGGTTGGGCGACAATTATCACGCAGAACCAAACGCTATCAAGATGTGCCAGTAAGTTTTGCTGACGGCTACCCTTATCTATTATTAAATGAAGCATCTTTTAATTATCTTCAAAAGCAGTGTCCGGAAAAATTAGATATTCGCCAATTTCGGGCAAATATCATTATCAAAGACGCACTACCTTTTGCCGAAGACGGCTGGAAAACGATCAAAATTGGCGAAGTGATTTTTGATATTGTAAAGCCCTGCACTCGCTGTGTGTTAACTACGATCAATGTCAATTCCGCTAAACCGCTTACCAACAATGAGCCGCTTAATACTTTGCGTTATTTTCGATCTGATGATCAAGGGCAGATCGATTTTGGTATGAATATGATTGCTCGAAATCAGGGTACTGTATCGATTGGTGATAAAATTGAGGTACTCGAACGCCAACCAGCTAAAAACTATATTAAAAACTTTCCTAAAGAATCAATAAAAAACTATCAACCTTGTACAATTACTTTCCAAGATGAAAAAATTAAAGGTAATAATCAGCAAACAATTTTAGAACAACTTGAACAACATAATATTTCAATTCCTAACTCTTGTCGGGCTGGTGTATGTGGTCGTTGCTCAGTATTATTAACAAAAGGGAATGTAAAACCTTTAACTCAATCAGCGATTAAACAAAATAAACACATTTTAGCCTGTAGTTGTGTTCCAAAAGGTGATATCACTATAGAATAGAAAAATAATAATTTTTATTATAGGACAAAGAATTTAATTTATTAAAATAATGGAATAAATATAAGGCTACAGTGGATGTTAAAAAAATTATTTTTATTTATACTTCTCGGTTCCCTTTCTACATCTGTATTTTCTTTAAATCATTATAAAATGGTTTTCGACGATATAAAGAAAAAAAAAGAAGAGAAAGTCCTTAAAGAATTAGAAGAAGGCAATACAACAAACCTAACTTATCTTACTCAGCTAGGAATGAGTTATATTGAATTGGCTAATACACTTCACAACAAAAGTTGCAATAAAATCTATAACACTCATGATTTAGTATCAACTTGGAAAAATCAATTTGTTTTGACTAATGATATCTATTATGGTGGTTATGATGAAGAGGATGATCGTAATAATTACTGGTCTTATAGATGTAAAAATCTGGAAATTGACAAAATAAATGGTTTCATAAAACCTAAATTAGTAGATAAAGGATTATCATTAATTCGAATTGCAATAATGAATGGTGATTTAAACGCCATTAAATTAGTAATGACTTTAGAAGCTAGTAGAAAAAACCCAATTTACTATTATTTTCATGATTTTATTGGATATATGGAAAAAGAAAATAATCAAAAAGTAAATGGTTATGTATCTTTTTTAATTGGTCAAGCACATCTTACTGGTGAATCTATTGATAGATCTCCTAGTAAAGCGCTTTGGAATTTTTCTCAAGCTAAAGATATTGGTGAACCATCTTTACCCTACTTTATTGCGCTTGCTAAAATTGAAGATCAAATTGAAACTTTATTGAATAATGAATATCTATTTAACGAAAAAATTTATAAAAATAACAACACAGAGGTTGATAAAAGTATCTTGAAAGATATGCAGGATAATGCATTTCGAGGGGATATTCCTTCCTTACTTTATTTGAGTGGCTACTATTTAAATGAAGTTAAAATGAACAAAGCTTTAATGTATTTTAAAAAGGCTTGCGCATTGTCTTATTCTCCAGCATGTGAAATCTATAAGAACAATCTCAAATATTCATACCATAAAGAACTCTATCCGTTATTGGCAAAGTTCGACAAGGATAAACCTGATCCTAAAACCGCCACGAAAATAGCTAAATGGTTTGAAAAGCGTCATAAATATTTAACCGCCATTTATTTTTACACTTATGCTTCGGATAATGATCCTAAATTATTTCTTCACATAGCTGACTTATATTATAAGACTAGACTCACTAATAATGAGAAAGAGAAAAAAACTGTGGAAAATTATACTAAATATGTGAATTACGTAAAAGATCCGAAAATTATGGAGAAACTTTATCATATGAGTAGGGATAATGATAAAAGAATTTATTGGATAAAAGAACCTGCAAGGTATGGAGCGCCGTTTTCCCAAAAAGAATTAGCTAGAATGTATATGGTCGGTTATCTTTTGCCTCAGGATTTTCATCAAGCAATTTATTGGTACAATAGATATTGCTTTGATATCGAGAGAGAATATACATCGTCAACTTGTTCAACATTAGATGAGTTAAGAAAAAATCCACAATTACAACATGATTTAGAAAATAATGATATGAATGCTCAATCCATAGTCGGTTGGATGTTTACTCAACATTTAGACTTGTGGGAAGCTGGAAGGGATTATTTACAAAAAGCAGCAGATCAAGGTCTTATTGATGCAAAAATAGGTTTACAGCTAACGTCGGATAAAAATCCTTTTATCATGTATTAAACAATAAAAGATAAGTTTTAAAGGGGTAATGGGTAGTAAACTACCCATTTTAAACTAAGTTAATTAAGAAATAGCTTTTAATTTAAACTGCTCATCATCCAAAGCTATGGCGTTTTCTGTTTTTATGAATGACTTAGCTAAAGCTAATCTATCATTCATCACCTTAATTGCTTCTGAAAAATAGAAGGTTTTGTTCATAGCAATGAACGTAGGTTGCGCTATAATGCAAAGCGATGCGCTTTCACCAGCTTCAACAACCAATAAACATACTCGCTGACCTGATTCTTGCAAGTTTACTTCAACAATATCAGCAACTTTCGGATTATACAGCATAGGTTGCTGAGAAAAATACCAACTCTTAGGCATTTGTGGTTTTAAAAAATTTGAAGCTACGATTGCATTGATTGATAATTCAATTTTTTGAGAGTCACTTAAAGCTAAAGATTGGCAACTATCATAAAATAGATAATAAGCCGTAGCATCACCTACCGAAAACGAAAATTCAGTAAAAACGTCGGGTATCAACATTTTACTGGAATAGCATGAACGGAATAACATATCAGACGAAACTTCAAGCATCAAGCTATCATATTCGCTATCAAAAAACCAACGCCAACTATCTGTTGGTCGAAAAGTCATTTTCATTGACATGTTTCCCTGTTAAGTTGCATTAAAATTAGGCAAAAGATAACATAAATATTAAAAAAAATAAATATAAAATTAAAATAAAAAATTTTTAATTATTTAATTTATAAAAGTTTTAATTAAATTTTAACAGGATCCAAATGATCTAAGTTGGATCTAAAATTGGATCTTGGATCCAACTTAGATCATTCTTTTTTATACTTAAACACCTATATTTTCTGAAAGTTCTTGACAAGCATTTTTAGACATTAAAAAAGGCGCCATTAAGCGCCTTATACAGTGAAAAGTAAATTAATTAACTTGCAACATTAATACGTTTCATATCAGTCATATAGCTACGTAATTTGCGCCCGATGATCTCAATTGGATGGTTGCGGATCTCATCATTAACATCACGTAATAAGGCATTATCTACGCTGCCTTCCGGGATCGCTTTACCTAAATCACCAGCTTGTAAAAGTGGCATGAATTTTTCTTTCAATAACGGCACGGCTGCATTTGAAAATAGGTAGTTACCATATTCAGCAGTGTCTGAGATTACCACATTCATTTCGTATAAACGTTTACGGGCAATGGTATTTGCGATCAATGGTAATTCATGTAATGATTCATAATAAGCCGATTCTGGTAAGATACCGGATTCAAGCATAGTTTCAAAAGCAAGTTCTACACCAGCCTTAACCATTGCGACCATAACAACACCTTGATCAAAATAAGCTTGTTCATCAATTTTACCTTGATATTCAGCGGCTTTTTCAAATGCGGTTTCCCCAGTTTCTTTACGCCATTTTAATAGATTTGCATCATCATTAGCCCAGTCTTTCATCATAGTTGATGAAAATTCGCCTGAAATAATATCATCCATATGTTTACGATAAAGATCGGTCATTACAATTTTTAATTCTTTAGCCAAAACATTGGCACGTAACTTAGCAGGATTAGATAAACGATCCATCATTAGCGTGATGCCACCTTGTTTTAATGCTTCAGTTATTGTTTCCCAGCCAAATTGTAATAATTTACATGCATAAGCTGGATCAACACCTTCAGCAACAAGCTTATCAAAGCAAAGTAAAGATCCGGTTTGCAACATTCCACAAAGTATGGTTTGTTCACCCATTAGATCTGATTTAACTTCAGCAACAAAAGAAGATTGTAAAACACCAGCACGATGCCCACCGGTTGCCGCAGCCCAAGCTTTGGCGATCGCTAAACCTTCACCTTTTGGATCATTTTCCGGATGCACAGCGATCAAAGTTGGTACGCCAAAGCCACGTTTATACTCTTCACGGACTTCAGTTCCCGGACATTTTGGTGCCACCATAACAACCGTAATATCAGAACGAATTTTTTCGCCCACTTCGACAATATTAAAACCATGCGAATAGCCTAATGCGGCACCTTGTTTCATAAGTGGTTGTACCGCTTGTACCACAGCTGAATGCTGTTTATCCGGTGTTAAATTGATAACCAGATCAGCTGTTGGGATTAACTCTTCATAACTGCCAACTTTAAAACCATTCTCGGTCGCTTTTTTCCAAGATGCTCGTTTTTCAGCAATTGCTTCTTTGCGTAAAGCATAAGAGATGTCTAATCCCGAATCACGCATGTTAAGCCCTTGATTCAGACCTTGCGCACCACAACCAACAATAACAATTTTTTTGCCTTTTAAAAAATCAGCTTCTGATGCAAATTCATCACGAGCCATAAA
It encodes the following:
- the greB gene encoding transcription elongation factor GreB, translating into MQKANYITREGYLALDRELKYLWKEERPRVTQAVSDAAALGDRSENAEYIYGKRRLREIDRRVRFLTKRLEILTIVDPDPRQEGKVFFGAWVKLEDESGNTQIYRIVGADEFDPKKNWISINSPVARALIGHKVDDEISVMTPNGKAYFFILEISYTQII
- a CDS encoding YcbX family protein; translation: MSAVSQLFIYPIKSLAGIPLNNSNVVEGGFKYDRVLMISEPDGTFITARQFPELLKLKTAIVNNNIVVSTPYDESITINFDEFSKSNEPTEVWGNHFTSHIAPISVNQFFSQLLHKDVQLRWVGRQLSRRTKRYQDVPVSFADGYPYLLLNEASFNYLQKQCPEKLDIRQFRANIIIKDALPFAEDGWKTIKIGEVIFDIVKPCTRCVLTTINVNSAKPLTNNEPLNTLRYFRSDDQGQIDFGMNMIARNQGTVSIGDKIEVLERQPAKNYIKNFPKESIKNYQPCTITFQDEKIKGNNQQTILEQLEQHNISIPNSCRAGVCGRCSVLLTKGNVKPLTQSAIKQNKHILACSCVPKGDITIE
- a CDS encoding cell division protein ZapC, with amino-acid sequence MKMTFRPTDSWRWFFDSEYDSLMLEVSSDMLFRSCYSSKMLIPDVFTEFSFSVGDATAYYLFYDSCQSLALSDSQKIELSINAIVASNFLKPQMPKSWYFSQQPMLYNPKVADIVEVNLQESGQRVCLLVVEAGESASLCIIAQPTFIAMNKTFYFSEAIKVMNDRLALAKSFIKTENAIALDDEQFKLKAIS
- the ilvC gene encoding ketol-acid reductoisomerase; its protein translation is MSNYFNTLNLREKLDQLGQCRFMARDEFASEADFLKGKKIVIVGCGAQGLNQGLNMRDSGLDISYALRKEAIAEKRASWKKATENGFKVGSYEELIPTADLVINLTPDKQHSAVVQAVQPLMKQGAALGYSHGFNIVEVGEKIRSDITVVMVAPKCPGTEVREEYKRGFGVPTLIAVHPENDPKGEGLAIAKAWAAATGGHRAGVLQSSFVAEVKSDLMGEQTILCGMLQTGSLLCFDKLVAEGVDPAYACKLLQFGWETITEALKQGGITLMMDRLSNPAKLRANVLAKELKIVMTDLYRKHMDDIISGEFSSTMMKDWANDDANLLKWRKETGETAFEKAAEYQGKIDEQAYFDQGVVMVAMVKAGVELAFETMLESGILPESAYYESLHELPLIANTIARKRLYEMNVVISDTAEYGNYLFSNAAVPLLKEKFMPLLQAGDLGKAIPEGSVDNALLRDVNDEIRNHPIEIIGRKLRSYMTDMKRINVAS